From the genome of Paludisphaera mucosa:
CGGGGCCGGGAGCCGTAATGAGCTATCGACCGATTGAAGATTATGGGTTGATCGGCGACCTGCACACCGCCGCGCTCGTCGGCCAGGACGGCTCGATCGACTGGCTGTGCTACCCCCGGTTCGACTCGCCGAGCGTCTTCGCCGCCATCCTCGACGACCGCAAAGGGGGGTCGTTCCGGGTCGCGCCGAGCTGCCCGCACGCCACGCGACGGCAGCTGTACTGGCCCGACACGAACGTCCTGATCACCCGGTTCCTGTCCGAGAACGGCGTGGCCGAGGTGACCGACTTCATGCCGGTGGGCGTGCGGGGCCGTCCCGGCGCGCCCTTCCTGGTCCGGAAGGTCCACGTCATCCGCGGCGAGGTCCCGTTCCACCTGCACTGCCGGCCGGCCTTCGACTACGCCCGCGCCGAGCACACCCTGCGGATCGACGGCGCGACGGCCACGTTCGACGGGCCGGGCCTGGCCCTGCAACTGGCCGGCGGCGTCGACCTGGAGGGCGACGGCCGGGGCGTCGCCGCCGAGTTCACGCTCAAGCCCGGCGAGACCGTCGCCTTCGCCCTCCGCGAGCCCTGCGACCGGCCGTTCGCCTCGGAGGAGGCCCAGGAGCTGATGGAAGCCGCCATCGCCTACTGGCAGCGCTGGCTCTCGCATTGCACGTACATGGGCCGCTGGCGCGAGGTCGTCCAGCGGTCGGCGCTGACGCTCAAGCTGCTGACCTACGAGCCGACCGGCGCGATCGTCGCCGCGCCGACGTGCGGACTGCCGGAACAGCCCGGCGGCGGGCGGAACTGGGACTACCGCTTCACCTGGATCCGCGACGCCGCCTTCACGCTCTACGGGCTCATGCGGATCGGCTTCACCGAGGAGGCCGGCCGGTTCATGAGCTGGATCGAGGCCCGCTGCCACGAGACCTGCGGCGACGCCCCCCTGCAGGTCGTCTACGGCATCGACGGCCGCCACGACCTGGCCGAGGAGACGCTCGGCCACCTCGACGGCTATCGCGGCTCGCGTCCGGTCCGCATCGGCAACGCGGCCTCGGGCCAGCTCCAGCTCGACCTCTACGGCGAGCTGCTCGACGCCGTCTACCTCTACAACAAGCACGGCAACCCGATCTCGTACGACCTGTGGGTCCAGCTCGAACGGATCGTCGACTACGTCTGCGAGAACTGGCGGCGCGAGGACGAGGGGATCTGGGAGGCCCGCAGCGGCCGTCGGCAGTACGTCTATTCGAAGCTGATGTGCTGGGTGGCCGTCGACCGGGCGATCCGGCTGGCCGACAAGCGGTCGTTCCCCGCCGACCGCGCGCGCTGGGGGAAGGCCCGCGACGAGATCTACCTGGACGTGATGCAGAACGGCTGGAGCGACACGAAGCAGTCGTTCGTCCAGTCGTACGGCTCCGAGGTGCTCGACGCCTCGGCCCTGATCATGCCGATGGTCTTCTTCCTCTCGCCGACCGACCCCCGGCTGCTGAAGACCCTGGACGCGATCCGCCGGCCATTCGAGGAGGGCGGGCTGGCGTCCGACAGCCTGGTCTACCGCTACGACCCCGCGCAGAGCCCCGACGGCCTGGAGGGCGGCGAGGGGGCGTTCAACATGTGCTCGTTCTGGATGGTCGAGGCCCTGACCCGCGCCGGCCGGGCCGACCCGGCCTACCTGCGGGACGCCCGGCTGAAGTTCGAGCACATGCTCGGCTACGCCAGCCACCTGGGCCTCTACGGCGAAGAGACCGGATCCCGCGGCGAGGCGCTGGGCAACTTCCCCCAGGGGTTCACCCACCTGGCCCTCATCAGCGCCGCGTTCAACCTCGACCGCTCGCTCGGCGGCGGCCGGCCGGCCTGATGCGGATCACGCGGGTTCAGGGAAATGCCCCTTCGGCCCCTCGTGCCCGACTCGTCGCTCGGCCAGGTTGAGCCAGCGATGCGCCAGGTGCCGCGCGTCGCGGAGGTCGACGATCGCGTCGGAGCACTGGACCCGGGCGCGCTCGTATCGCTCGCGGCCGATGAACTGGTTGCTGCCGGGCTCGTCCAGATAGCCCTGAGCCTGTTCGAGGCGGCGCAGGAGGTCCTGGATCCGTCCCTGAAGCCGCACCATCCGGGCGTAGGTCTCCATCATATCAGCCAAGTCCGCGTCTTTCGGCGTCCTGAGGTCGTCCATCGTCGGGCCTCCTTCCCGTCGTACTTCCGTCGATGCCACGTCGCATCGAGACGAGCTTACGACATGTAGGATGTGATCACGATTCAGTTCGACCAGGATTCCGGCCCGCATCGGCTATTTTCCTGGCGCCAGTCGGATCATCGGGCTCGGGTGAAGTGGATCCCGGGGACCCGTGGATCCGAAGATCACAGCCACCGGCTGGCCGCATCGGCCTCGAAGGCGCCTGTGACCGGTCCGGCGCGCAGCTTTCGCATTCCGCTCCATGGTGGGAAGAGTTTGTTGTTCGTTTCGCCTCGGAAACCGACCGAGTTCCGAAGTCCTTCGGAGCCTTGTCGTCTCCAAAGTCGTTTCTGGGCCCATCCTAAGATAAGGCGGCTTCACCGGGCGATCGACCCGGGGGCGCACGCGCCACAAGGAGGCGGGTCGACGACGATGCACCAGGGTGGAGGATTTCTTTACGCGGCGGCGGGCGTCTCGACGACATTCGCCGGCAGCGCCGCCCTTTCGTGGCTCCAGACGCCGGCCGGCGCGTCGGGGATCGCGACCGCGGGGGCCGTCGGCGCGTCGGCGTGGGCCTGGTGGCTGGCCAGGCGCGACGCGAAACGGCGCAGCGACCTGGAATACGAGGCCGAACGGCTCCGCGTTGAACGGGCGGCCGAGGTCGAGCGGCTCCGCGTAGCCCGCGAGGCCAAGATCGCGGACGAAGTCGCGAGCGTCGTCGCCGAGACCCTCGTCAGGGAGATGTCAACGGCCGTCGCCCAGGCGGTCCACGACCTGTCCACGGGCGGCCTGCTGGAGAACCTGACCAACGCGAAGGCCCTCGCGGCCGGCCTCTCGGCCGCGATCCCCGAACTGGCCGGCCTGGCGAAAGCCGCCGTCGACTCGAACCGTCCGGCTCCGACGCCGCGCCCCCTCGAGAAGTGCAGGGGCCGGACGACCGAAGCTGAGCAGCCCGAATGAACGGCCGGCTCCCGAGCGCGACGGTCGCAGGGGGCCCTTCAATGGTCTTCGGCCGAGCGAACGCGGAAATCGGCGGGGCGATCGAAGTACTATTTAGACTAGGAACATATTACGACGCAAATGTCCGAATCGATTCCGCTTCCACCGCGGCCGGGGGGGTCTCGCCGATCGGCGCATGACGGCGCCGCCGACCCCAGACTCTTCGCAAGGTGCCCGGCGGCGTTCTCATGCGGACCAGGGGGGCGACGCGGATCCGACCGTCGTCGCAATTAAGGGCCGGCGCCGACCCCCGCCGCGCCTCCAGAGTACGCTGAACTTATCTAGAATTCAACTATGTTCGCATAAGTAATATCAGAATGTCTTGCTTTTATGCCTGATTACGCTCGCGCGCCGCCCGCCGAGGCCGTAATCTCGACGGGCGGCGCAGGACCTTCCGTCGTCCTGCGGCGTC
Proteins encoded in this window:
- a CDS encoding glycoside hydrolase family 15 protein, producing MSYRPIEDYGLIGDLHTAALVGQDGSIDWLCYPRFDSPSVFAAILDDRKGGSFRVAPSCPHATRRQLYWPDTNVLITRFLSENGVAEVTDFMPVGVRGRPGAPFLVRKVHVIRGEVPFHLHCRPAFDYARAEHTLRIDGATATFDGPGLALQLAGGVDLEGDGRGVAAEFTLKPGETVAFALREPCDRPFASEEAQELMEAAIAYWQRWLSHCTYMGRWREVVQRSALTLKLLTYEPTGAIVAAPTCGLPEQPGGGRNWDYRFTWIRDAAFTLYGLMRIGFTEEAGRFMSWIEARCHETCGDAPLQVVYGIDGRHDLAEETLGHLDGYRGSRPVRIGNAASGQLQLDLYGELLDAVYLYNKHGNPISYDLWVQLERIVDYVCENWRREDEGIWEARSGRRQYVYSKLMCWVAVDRAIRLADKRSFPADRARWGKARDEIYLDVMQNGWSDTKQSFVQSYGSEVLDASALIMPMVFFLSPTDPRLLKTLDAIRRPFEEGGLASDSLVYRYDPAQSPDGLEGGEGAFNMCSFWMVEALTRAGRADPAYLRDARLKFEHMLGYASHLGLYGEETGSRGEALGNFPQGFTHLALISAAFNLDRSLGGGRPA